One window of Agromyces rhizosphaerae genomic DNA carries:
- the prpB gene encoding methylisocitrate lyase, which translates to MLHSKVTPTEKRRRFREALAAPEIVRMPGAFNPLSARLIQDVGFEGVYISGAVLSADLGLPDIGLTTLTEVAGRGAQIARVTDLPTLIDADTGFGEPMNVARTVQVMEDAGISALHIEDQVNPKRCGHLDGKDVVDEATALRRIRAAVDARRDPELVIMARTDVRGVAGLRAATDRARALVDAGADAIFPEAMADLDEFAAMRAAVDVPILANMTEFGKSPLFTAAELESVGVNLVIHPVSLLRLAMGEAERSLRQLAAEGSLTNAVPRMQTRARLYELNEYADYARFDEEVFAFDVPGAADRTPREDAEPRRREHA; encoded by the coding sequence GTGCTGCACTCGAAGGTCACGCCGACCGAGAAGCGGCGACGGTTCCGCGAGGCGCTCGCGGCCCCGGAGATCGTGCGCATGCCCGGCGCGTTCAACCCGCTGAGCGCCCGGCTCATCCAGGACGTCGGGTTCGAGGGCGTCTACATCTCGGGCGCCGTGCTCTCGGCCGACCTGGGCCTGCCCGACATCGGGCTGACCACCCTCACCGAGGTCGCCGGCCGCGGTGCCCAGATCGCCCGCGTGACCGACCTGCCGACCCTCATAGACGCCGACACCGGATTCGGCGAGCCCATGAACGTGGCGCGCACGGTGCAGGTGATGGAGGACGCCGGCATCTCGGCGCTGCACATCGAGGACCAGGTCAACCCGAAGCGGTGCGGGCACCTCGACGGCAAGGACGTGGTCGACGAGGCCACGGCGCTCCGCCGCATCCGTGCCGCCGTCGACGCCCGCCGCGACCCCGAGCTCGTGATCATGGCCCGCACCGACGTGCGCGGAGTCGCCGGGCTGCGGGCGGCGACCGACCGCGCCAGGGCCCTGGTCGACGCGGGCGCGGACGCGATCTTCCCCGAGGCGATGGCCGACCTCGACGAGTTCGCGGCCATGCGCGCCGCGGTCGACGTGCCGATCCTCGCGAACATGACCGAGTTCGGCAAGAGCCCGCTGTTCACGGCCGCCGAGCTCGAGTCGGTGGGCGTGAACCTCGTGATCCACCCCGTCTCGCTGCTGCGCCTGGCAATGGGCGAGGCCGAGCGGAGCCTCCGGCAGCTCGCCGCCGAGGGCAGCCTCACCAACGCGGTGCCGCGCATGCAGACCCGCGCGCGCCTGTACGAGCTCAACGAGTACGCCGACTACGCCCGGTTCGACGAGGAGGTCTTCGCCTTCGACGTGCCGGGCGCAGCGGACCGAACGCCCCGCGAGGACGCGGAGCCCCGACGAAGGGAACACGCATGA
- a CDS encoding bifunctional 2-methylcitrate synthase/citrate synthase translates to MTDTTPEIRKGLAGVVVDTTAISKVNPATNSLLYRGYPVQELAEHCSVEEVALLLWTGELPTPDELAAFEAEERAGRALAPQVRDAITRAPLTAHPMDVVRTAISVHGEIDPDTADASPEADLRKAKRLFAAVPAMVALDQRRRHGLDEIAPREDLDYSANLLWMTFGTELTEAEIDVFRVSMVLYAEHSFNASTFTARVVTSTMSDLHSAVVAAVGALKGPLHGGANEAVMHMFDEIGDASAAVAWLDEALASKRKIMGFGHRVYKNGDSRVPTMKAALDRLIAERGRDDLLALYDTLGDAMAERKGILPNLDYPSGPAYHLLGFDTPTFTPLFVASRVMGWTAHIMEQAAANALIRPLSAYDGPEQRHVPQAVSV, encoded by the coding sequence ATGACCGACACCACACCCGAGATCCGCAAGGGCCTCGCCGGAGTCGTCGTCGACACGACGGCGATCTCGAAGGTGAACCCCGCCACCAACTCGCTGCTCTACCGTGGCTACCCCGTGCAGGAGCTCGCCGAGCACTGCTCGGTCGAGGAGGTCGCGCTGCTGCTGTGGACCGGCGAGCTGCCCACCCCCGACGAGCTCGCCGCGTTCGAGGCCGAGGAGCGCGCCGGCCGCGCCCTCGCCCCGCAGGTGCGCGACGCGATCACCCGTGCGCCGCTCACCGCCCACCCGATGGACGTCGTGCGCACCGCGATCAGCGTGCACGGCGAGATCGACCCCGACACGGCGGATGCCTCGCCCGAGGCCGACCTGCGCAAGGCCAAGCGCCTGTTCGCGGCGGTGCCCGCCATGGTCGCGCTCGACCAGCGCCGCCGGCACGGCCTCGACGAGATCGCGCCGCGCGAGGACCTCGACTACTCGGCGAACCTGCTCTGGATGACGTTCGGCACCGAGCTCACGGAGGCCGAGATCGACGTGTTCCGCGTCTCGATGGTGCTCTACGCCGAGCACTCGTTCAACGCGTCGACCTTCACCGCGCGGGTCGTGACCTCGACCATGAGCGACCTGCACTCGGCGGTCGTGGCGGCCGTCGGCGCGCTCAAGGGCCCGCTGCACGGCGGCGCGAACGAGGCCGTCATGCACATGTTCGACGAGATCGGCGACGCCTCGGCGGCCGTGGCCTGGCTCGACGAGGCCCTCGCGAGCAAGCGCAAGATCATGGGCTTCGGCCACCGCGTCTACAAGAACGGCGACTCGCGCGTGCCGACCATGAAGGCCGCGCTCGACCGCCTCATCGCCGAGCGCGGGCGCGACGACCTGCTCGCGCTGTACGACACGCTGGGCGACGCGATGGCCGAGCGCAAGGGCATCCTGCCGAACCTCGACTACCCGAGCGGCCCCGCGTACCACCTGCTCGGCTTCGACACCCCGACGTTCACGCCGCTGTTCGTCGCCAGCCGGGTCATGGGCTGGACCGCGCACATCATGGAGCAGGCGGCGGCCAACGCGCTCATCCGCCCGCTCTCGGCGTACGACGGGCCGGAGCAGCGGCACGTGCCGCAGGCCGTCTCGGTCTGA
- a CDS encoding acyl-CoA dehydrogenase family protein: MFKDLGTSRTVYDTEHREFGALVADFVEAEAAPNAERWEREGKVDRSLFTAAAEAGILGFGVPEEYGGMGIDDFRYNAIMGEELARNPVSDGMAGIALSNDIVYPYFLDLTNDDQKARWLPGLAEGTLITAIAMTEPGTGSDLAGIRTTAVRDGDEYVVNGAKTFISNGQNADLVVTAVRTSDDRHKGLSLIVIPSDSPGFSRGRNLDKIGLHAQDTSELAFTDVRVPAENLLGPEGAGFLGLMKNLPQERISIAAAAVAACEGVLERTLSYVKERKAFGQPIGSFQNTRFVLAELTTEVRVTRAYIDDCLRQHVAGRLSAEDAAAAKFWCTELQQKVVGKCLQLYGGYGYMREYRIARDYEDARITTIYGGTTEIMKEIVGRSLGL, from the coding sequence ATGTTCAAGGACCTCGGAACGTCGCGCACCGTCTACGACACGGAGCACCGCGAGTTCGGCGCGCTCGTCGCCGACTTCGTCGAAGCGGAGGCCGCACCGAACGCGGAGCGGTGGGAGCGCGAGGGGAAGGTGGACCGATCCCTGTTCACCGCCGCAGCGGAAGCCGGCATCCTCGGCTTCGGCGTGCCGGAGGAGTACGGCGGCATGGGCATCGACGACTTCCGCTACAACGCGATCATGGGCGAGGAGCTCGCGCGCAACCCGGTCAGCGACGGCATGGCCGGGATCGCGCTCTCGAACGACATCGTCTACCCGTACTTCCTCGACCTGACGAACGACGACCAGAAGGCGCGCTGGCTCCCCGGGCTCGCCGAGGGCACGCTCATCACGGCCATCGCGATGACCGAGCCGGGCACGGGCTCCGACCTCGCGGGCATCCGCACCACCGCCGTCCGCGACGGCGACGAGTACGTGGTCAACGGCGCGAAGACCTTCATCTCGAACGGCCAGAACGCCGACCTGGTGGTCACCGCGGTGCGCACCTCGGACGACCGTCACAAGGGACTCAGCCTCATCGTGATCCCGTCCGACTCCCCCGGCTTCTCGCGCGGACGCAACCTCGACAAGATCGGCCTGCACGCGCAGGACACCAGCGAGCTCGCGTTCACCGACGTGCGGGTGCCGGCCGAGAACCTGCTCGGCCCGGAGGGCGCCGGGTTCCTCGGGCTGATGAAGAACCTGCCCCAGGAGCGCATCTCCATCGCGGCCGCGGCGGTCGCCGCCTGCGAGGGCGTGCTCGAGCGCACCCTGTCGTACGTGAAGGAGCGGAAGGCCTTCGGGCAGCCGATCGGCAGCTTCCAGAACACGCGCTTCGTGCTCGCCGAGCTGACCACCGAGGTGCGCGTGACCCGTGCGTACATCGACGACTGCCTGCGCCAGCACGTCGCCGGCCGCCTCTCCGCCGAGGACGCCGCCGCCGCGAAGTTCTGGTGCACCGAGCTGCAGCAGAAGGTCGTCGGCAAGTGCCTGCAGCTCTACGGCGGCTACGGCTACATGCGCGAGTACCGCATCGCGCGCGACTACGAGGACGCGCGCATCACGACCATCTACGGCGGCACCACCGAGATCATGAAGGAGATCGTCGGCCGCAGCCTCGGGCTGTGA
- a CDS encoding acetyl-CoA C-acetyltransferase has translation MTDAFIYDTFRTPRGRNRGGALHGTKPVDLASGLLAELGPRNPSLDLDRIDDVVLGVVSPVGEQGGDIARTAILNAGLPEHVPGVQVNRFCASGLEAVNLAAQKVASGWEDLVVAGGVEAMSRVPIGSDGGAYAQDPTTAYDAYFVPQGISADLIATIEGFDREDVDAFAVWSQDKADAAWANGYFEKSIVPVRDMNGVLVLDHDEHRRPGSTVDGLGKLPSAFATMGDLGGFDAVALQKYHSVEKISHVHTAANSSGIVDGAALVVLGSEAAGDAMGLTPRARIVGTAVLGSEPTIMLTGPTSVTQRVLDKTGLTVDDIDLFELNEAFASVVLKWMKDLDIPRDKVNVNGGAIAMGHPLGATGAMILGTMLDELERRDLRRGLATLCVGAGMGIATVIERL, from the coding sequence ATGACCGACGCATTCATCTACGACACGTTCCGCACCCCGCGCGGCAGGAACCGCGGCGGCGCGCTGCACGGGACCAAGCCGGTGGACCTCGCGAGCGGCCTGCTCGCCGAGCTCGGCCCGCGCAACCCGTCTCTCGACCTCGACCGCATCGACGACGTCGTGCTCGGCGTCGTCTCGCCCGTCGGCGAGCAGGGCGGCGACATCGCGCGCACCGCGATCCTGAACGCGGGGCTCCCCGAGCACGTGCCCGGCGTGCAGGTCAATCGCTTCTGCGCCTCGGGCCTCGAGGCCGTGAACCTCGCCGCCCAGAAGGTCGCCTCCGGCTGGGAGGACCTCGTGGTCGCCGGCGGCGTCGAGGCCATGTCGCGCGTGCCGATCGGCTCCGACGGCGGCGCCTACGCGCAGGACCCGACCACCGCCTACGACGCCTACTTCGTGCCCCAGGGCATCTCGGCCGACCTCATCGCGACCATCGAGGGCTTCGACCGCGAGGACGTCGACGCGTTCGCGGTCTGGAGCCAGGACAAGGCGGATGCCGCCTGGGCGAACGGGTACTTCGAGAAGTCCATCGTGCCCGTGCGCGACATGAACGGCGTGCTCGTGCTCGACCACGACGAGCACCGCCGGCCCGGATCGACCGTCGACGGGCTCGGGAAGCTCCCGTCGGCATTCGCCACCATGGGCGACCTGGGCGGCTTCGACGCCGTGGCGCTGCAGAAGTACCACTCGGTCGAGAAGATCTCGCACGTGCACACGGCGGCGAACTCGTCGGGCATCGTCGACGGCGCCGCGCTCGTGGTGCTCGGCAGCGAGGCCGCGGGCGACGCCATGGGCCTGACGCCCCGCGCGCGCATCGTCGGTACGGCCGTGCTCGGCAGCGAGCCGACCATCATGCTCACCGGGCCGACCAGCGTCACCCAGCGCGTACTCGACAAGACCGGACTCACCGTCGACGACATCGACCTGTTCGAGCTCAACGAGGCCTTCGCGTCGGTGGTCCTCAAGTGGATGAAGGACCTGGACATCCCGCGCGACAAGGTCAACGTCAACGGCGGCGCGATCGCCATGGGGCATCCGCTCGGCGCCACCGGCGCGATGATCCTCGGCACCATGCTCGACGAGCTCGAGCGCCGCGACCTCCGACGGGGCCTCGCGACGCTCTGCGTCGGTGCCGGCATGGGCATCGCCACCGTGATCGAACGACTCTGA
- a CDS encoding 3-hydroxyacyl-CoA dehydrogenase NAD-binding domain-containing protein yields MTIEAIVTEAPAIHWDRDEDGVVTLTLDDPDSSVNTMNDAYTLSMGIVVDRLEAELDDVTGVILASAKSSFFAGGDLNQLMQGSPETAAEQTAHVERVKADLRRLERLGKPVVAAINGTALGGGLEVALAAHRRIVADVKGTRLGLPEVTLGLLPGGGGITRTVRMLGLQPALTKVIMTGTKFAPAGALEVGIIDEVVPTVDDLIPAAKAWIAANPVAVKPWDEKGFRIPGGGPNSPSIASVLPAMAANVRKQVKGAPMPAPRAALAAAVEGALVDFDTASTIETRYLTSLTVGQVAKNMINAFFFDLQKINAGASRPDGYPKYTATKVGVIGAGMMGAAIAYVSAKAGIDVVLKDVTIEAARRGKGYAERLEAKALQRGRTTPEKSAALLARITPSADPADFAGVDFVIEAVFESVDVKQAVFQEIEDVVEPDAVLGSNTSTLPITELSTGVKRPDDFIGIHFFSPVDKMPLVEIVRGRNTGDEVLAKTFDYVLQIRKTPIVVNDNRGFFTSRVIGRYIDEAVAAVGEGVSPATVEQASLQAGYPAGALQLLDELTITLTQKIREETKKAAIAEGRGWTEHGAEAVVDRMVDELGRKGRSTGGGFYDYDADGKRIGLWPGLADAFGSGTDIPFEDLKERMLFAEAIDTVRCFDEGVLTSVADANIGSIYGIGFPAWTGGVIQYINQYEGGLPGFVARARELAEAYGPHFEPPASLVAKAESGETYA; encoded by the coding sequence ATGACCATCGAAGCCATCGTGACCGAGGCGCCCGCGATCCACTGGGACCGCGACGAGGACGGCGTCGTCACCCTCACGCTCGACGACCCCGACTCGAGCGTCAACACCATGAACGACGCCTACACGCTCTCCATGGGCATCGTCGTCGACCGCCTGGAGGCCGAACTCGATGACGTGACCGGCGTCATCCTCGCCAGCGCGAAGTCGAGCTTCTTCGCAGGCGGCGACCTGAACCAGCTCATGCAGGGCTCGCCGGAGACCGCGGCCGAGCAGACCGCGCACGTCGAGCGGGTGAAGGCCGACCTGCGCCGGCTCGAGCGGCTGGGCAAGCCGGTCGTCGCGGCGATCAACGGCACCGCACTCGGCGGCGGCCTCGAGGTCGCACTCGCCGCCCACCGCCGCATCGTCGCCGACGTGAAGGGCACCCGCCTCGGGCTGCCCGAGGTCACGCTCGGCCTCCTCCCGGGCGGCGGCGGCATCACCCGCACGGTCCGCATGCTCGGCCTGCAGCCGGCGCTCACCAAGGTGATCATGACGGGGACGAAGTTCGCCCCGGCGGGTGCGCTCGAGGTGGGCATCATCGACGAGGTCGTGCCGACCGTCGACGACCTGATCCCCGCCGCGAAGGCCTGGATCGCGGCGAACCCGGTCGCGGTGAAGCCGTGGGACGAGAAGGGCTTCCGCATTCCCGGCGGCGGCCCGAACAGCCCGTCGATCGCCTCCGTGCTGCCGGCGATGGCGGCCAACGTGCGCAAGCAGGTGAAGGGCGCCCCGATGCCCGCGCCGCGCGCGGCGCTCGCTGCGGCGGTCGAGGGCGCGCTCGTCGACTTCGACACGGCCAGCACGATCGAGACCCGGTACCTCACCTCGCTCACGGTCGGGCAGGTCGCGAAGAACATGATCAACGCGTTCTTCTTCGACCTGCAGAAGATCAACGCGGGCGCCAGCCGGCCCGACGGCTACCCGAAGTACACCGCGACCAAGGTCGGCGTCATCGGCGCCGGCATGATGGGTGCGGCGATCGCGTACGTGTCCGCCAAGGCCGGCATCGATGTCGTGCTCAAGGACGTCACGATCGAGGCCGCCCGCCGCGGCAAGGGGTACGCCGAGCGACTCGAGGCGAAGGCCCTGCAGCGCGGCAGGACCACCCCGGAGAAGTCCGCGGCGCTGCTCGCCCGCATCACCCCCTCGGCGGACCCGGCCGACTTCGCCGGCGTCGACTTCGTCATCGAGGCCGTGTTCGAGAGCGTCGACGTCAAGCAGGCGGTCTTCCAGGAGATCGAGGACGTCGTGGAGCCCGACGCGGTGCTCGGCTCGAACACGTCGACGCTCCCGATCACCGAGCTGTCGACCGGCGTCAAGCGGCCCGACGACTTCATCGGCATCCACTTCTTCTCCCCCGTCGACAAGATGCCGCTCGTCGAGATCGTGCGCGGCCGCAACACCGGGGACGAGGTGCTCGCGAAGACGTTCGACTACGTGCTGCAGATCCGCAAGACCCCGATCGTCGTGAACGACAACCGAGGGTTCTTCACCTCGCGGGTCATCGGCCGGTACATCGACGAGGCCGTCGCCGCGGTCGGCGAGGGCGTCTCCCCCGCGACCGTGGAGCAGGCGTCGCTGCAGGCCGGCTACCCGGCCGGCGCGCTGCAGCTGCTCGACGAGCTCACGATCACCCTCACCCAGAAGATCCGCGAGGAGACGAAGAAGGCGGCCATCGCCGAGGGCAGGGGCTGGACCGAGCACGGCGCCGAGGCCGTAGTCGACCGCATGGTGGACGAGCTCGGCCGCAAGGGCCGCTCGACCGGCGGCGGGTTCTACGACTACGACGCCGACGGCAAGCGGATCGGCCTCTGGCCGGGCCTCGCCGACGCGTTCGGCTCGGGCACCGACATCCCGTTCGAGGACCTCAAGGAGCGGATGCTGTTCGCCGAGGCGATCGACACCGTGCGCTGCTTCGACGAGGGCGTGCTCACGAGCGTCGCCGACGCGAACATCGGCTCGATCTACGGCATCGGGTTCCCGGCCTGGACGGGAGGCGTCATCCAGTACATCAACCAGTACGAGGGCGGCCTGCCGGGCTTCGTCGCTCGCGCCCGCGAGCTGGCCGAGGCCTACGGACCGCACTTCGAGCCCCCGGCCTCGCTCGTCGCGAAGGCCGAGTCCGGCGAGACGTACGCCTGA
- a CDS encoding NAD(P)H-dependent flavin oxidoreductase: MVRTRFTDLLGIEHPVVQGGMMWVGRAELAAAVSEAGGLGIITALTQPTPADLVKEVERARTMTDKPIGVNLTILPSINPPPYDEYRRAIVDAGITIVETAGSNPEPHMEMFKAHGIRVVHKCTSVRHAVKAEAVGVDAVSIDGFECAGHPGEDDIPGLVLIPAAADALSIPFIASGGFADGRGLAAALALGADGVNMGTRFMCSVESPISQQVKERIVEATEHDTELIFRTLSNTARVASNSVSREVVEILNAGGDFPAVRELVAGARGRHVFEHGDIEAGIWTVGLVQGLIHDIPTAGDIVRRTVDQAEAVLRERLALFEPVAV, from the coding sequence ATGGTACGCACGCGATTCACCGACCTGCTCGGCATCGAGCACCCGGTCGTCCAGGGCGGCATGATGTGGGTCGGCCGCGCCGAACTCGCGGCCGCCGTCTCCGAGGCGGGCGGGCTCGGCATCATCACCGCGCTCACCCAGCCGACCCCGGCCGATCTCGTGAAGGAGGTCGAGCGCGCCCGCACCATGACCGACAAGCCGATCGGGGTGAACCTGACGATCCTGCCGTCGATCAACCCGCCGCCCTACGACGAGTACCGGCGCGCGATCGTCGACGCGGGCATCACGATCGTCGAGACCGCCGGCTCGAACCCCGAGCCGCACATGGAGATGTTCAAGGCCCACGGCATCCGCGTCGTGCACAAGTGCACCAGCGTGCGGCACGCGGTGAAGGCGGAGGCGGTGGGCGTCGACGCCGTGAGCATCGACGGGTTCGAGTGCGCCGGCCACCCGGGCGAGGACGACATCCCCGGGCTCGTGCTCATCCCCGCCGCCGCGGACGCGCTGTCGATCCCGTTCATCGCGTCCGGCGGGTTCGCCGACGGGCGCGGGCTCGCGGCCGCCCTGGCGCTCGGCGCCGACGGGGTGAACATGGGCACGCGGTTCATGTGCTCGGTCGAGTCGCCGATCTCCCAGCAGGTCAAGGAGCGGATCGTCGAGGCGACCGAGCACGACACCGAGCTCATCTTCCGCACGCTGTCGAACACGGCGCGCGTGGCGAGCAACTCGGTCAGTCGCGAGGTGGTCGAGATCCTGAACGCGGGCGGCGACTTCCCGGCGGTCCGCGAGCTCGTCGCGGGCGCCCGCGGACGGCACGTGTTCGAGCACGGCGACATCGAGGCGGGAATCTGGACGGTCGGCCTGGTGCAGGGCCTCATCCACGACATCCCGACGGCGGGCGACATCGTGCGACGGACCGTCGACCAGGCCGAGGCGGTGCTGCGCGAGCGGCTCGCCCTCTTCGAGCCCGTCGCGGTCTGA
- a CDS encoding TetR/AcrR family transcriptional regulator: MAQRAAAQQQVAAPTKSERTRERILDAAAHVLSRKGYAGTRLSDVAEVAEVQAPAIYYYFASRDDLIEEVMWVGAHRVRLHVQAVLDALPEGTEPIDRILAAVEEHLRYELSISDYTTASVRNAGQVPEQLRTRPAEEEAAYSRIWRDLFDEAARAGQLRDGLDINVSRLLLLGSMNWAAEWWNPRMRSLTDLVAAARSLVLHGMGAPGLGERAGR, from the coding sequence ATGGCCCAGCGTGCCGCCGCGCAGCAGCAGGTCGCGGCTCCGACGAAGTCGGAGCGCACCCGCGAGCGCATCCTCGACGCCGCCGCGCACGTGCTGAGCCGCAAGGGCTACGCCGGCACGCGCCTCAGCGACGTCGCGGAGGTGGCCGAGGTGCAGGCTCCGGCCATCTACTACTACTTCGCCTCGCGCGACGACCTCATCGAGGAGGTCATGTGGGTCGGCGCGCACCGCGTGCGGCTGCACGTGCAGGCCGTGCTCGATGCCCTTCCCGAGGGGACCGAGCCGATCGACCGCATCCTGGCCGCGGTGGAGGAGCACCTGCGGTACGAGCTCAGCATCTCCGACTACACGACGGCGTCGGTGCGCAACGCCGGCCAGGTTCCCGAGCAGCTGCGTACGCGCCCGGCCGAGGAGGAGGCGGCGTACAGCCGCATCTGGCGCGACCTGTTCGACGAGGCCGCGCGTGCGGGCCAGCTCCGCGACGGGCTCGACATCAACGTCTCGCGGCTGCTGCTGCTCGGCTCGATGAACTGGGCGGCGGAGTGGTGGAACCCGCGGATGCGCTCGCTGACCGACCTCGTCGCGGCGGCGCGCTCGCTCGTGCTGCACGGCATGGGGGCGCCGGGCCTGGGCGAGCGCGCCGGCCGCTGA
- a CDS encoding aldehyde dehydrogenase family protein gives MTLTDSPKLQQQPEQPLPDVTATVAAAREASAWWAGLGYAERRRRTLAWKNAIANGAEELAEIISRETGKPVGDATLEIMLTLGHLDWAAKHARKVLKRRGVPAGAVAFNQKATLGYEPYGVVAVIGPWNYPLYTPMGSVGYAIAAGNAVVFKPSELTPDTAVWLAEAWTRANPEQPVLQVVTGGGEVGGALIRAGVDKVGFTGSTATAKKVMAACAEQLTPLVAECGGKDAMIVAADANLDLATDFAVFGGFGNSGQTCVGVERVYVVESVRRQFLDLLVEKARTLAPGTDESASYGRMTHPAGGDVVREHVQDALTRGGTAVLGGVDSVKAPFVEPIVLTDVPEDADAVCVETFGPTLVVNGVADLDEAVEKANATDYGLGASIFTRNHKLGERLAARLKAGAVTIDSVLGFAGVAALPFGGVGGSGFGRVHGPDGLREFSRAKSMTVQRFKAPLDLLRIDRSERDMKIAKSMLHSLHGSRK, from the coding sequence ATGACACTGACCGACAGCCCGAAGCTGCAGCAGCAGCCCGAGCAGCCCCTGCCCGACGTCACCGCGACGGTCGCCGCCGCGCGCGAGGCGTCGGCGTGGTGGGCGGGCCTCGGCTACGCGGAGCGCCGCCGGCGCACGCTCGCCTGGAAGAACGCCATCGCCAACGGCGCCGAGGAGCTCGCCGAGATCATCTCGCGCGAGACCGGCAAGCCGGTCGGCGATGCCACGCTCGAGATCATGCTCACCCTGGGGCACCTCGACTGGGCCGCGAAGCACGCCCGGAAGGTACTGAAGCGCCGCGGCGTTCCCGCGGGCGCGGTCGCGTTCAACCAGAAGGCCACGCTCGGGTACGAGCCGTACGGCGTCGTCGCCGTCATCGGCCCGTGGAACTACCCGCTCTACACGCCGATGGGGTCGGTCGGCTACGCGATCGCCGCGGGCAACGCCGTCGTGTTCAAGCCCAGCGAGCTGACCCCCGACACCGCGGTCTGGCTGGCCGAGGCATGGACGCGCGCGAACCCCGAGCAGCCCGTGCTGCAGGTCGTGACCGGTGGCGGCGAGGTCGGCGGCGCGCTGATCCGCGCGGGGGTCGACAAGGTCGGCTTCACCGGGTCCACCGCGACCGCGAAGAAGGTCATGGCGGCCTGCGCCGAGCAGCTCACGCCGCTGGTCGCCGAGTGCGGCGGCAAGGACGCGATGATCGTCGCGGCCGACGCGAACCTCGACCTCGCCACGGACTTCGCGGTGTTCGGCGGCTTCGGCAACAGCGGCCAGACCTGCGTCGGCGTCGAGCGCGTCTACGTGGTCGAGTCGGTGCGCCGGCAGTTCCTCGACCTCCTGGTCGAGAAGGCCCGTACGCTCGCGCCCGGCACGGACGAGTCCGCGTCGTACGGCCGCATGACGCACCCGGCCGGCGGCGACGTCGTGCGCGAGCACGTGCAGGACGCCCTCACCCGCGGCGGCACCGCGGTGCTCGGCGGGGTCGACTCGGTCAAGGCGCCGTTCGTCGAGCCGATCGTGCTGACCGACGTGCCCGAGGACGCCGACGCCGTGTGCGTGGAGACGTTCGGACCCACCCTCGTGGTCAACGGCGTCGCCGACCTCGACGAGGCCGTCGAGAAGGCCAACGCGACCGACTACGGCCTGGGCGCCTCGATCTTCACGCGCAACCACAAGCTGGGCGAGCGCCTCGCCGCCCGGCTCAAGGCCGGCGCGGTCACGATCGACTCGGTGCTCGGCTTCGCCGGGGTCGCCGCACTGCCGTTCGGCGGCGTCGGCGGCTCGGGCTTCGGCCGCGTGCACGGGCCCGACGGCCTGCGCGAGTTCAGCCGCGCGAAGTCGATGACCGTGCAGCGCTTCAAGGCGCCGCTCGACCTGCTGCGCATCGACCGCTCCGAGCGCGACATGAAGATCGCGAAGTCGATGCTGCACTCGCTGCACGGCAGCAGGAAGTAG